One stretch of Cryptosporangium aurantiacum DNA includes these proteins:
- a CDS encoding cytochrome P450 yields MDTQTSPAAAGEAPLRPGFDHYTDPELLAHHRETWNRLRTETPIFRSDLTDKYDIFYLTRYADNLTALQDPATFSSSSVQYLDEPHQKMIPEELDPPEHTKYRRTLAAPFAPNEVRAREGEIREFCGQLIDEFVAKGGGDFREDFALKFPTTIFLRMMGMPVERRDEFIDRANTMMRMTGATDPDGSIRQTAAAEIIADIAAVMEERRAEPKDDVISHLLAQTIDGQPITEADFYAMGFLLYLAGLDTVANMLTYTFKHLAENPDLRRTLTEKPEMIPDAVEEFLRYYSIASGARVVTRDTELGGVRIKAGDRVMYCSAAASRDPEQFPDPDTFIPDRKPNRHTAFGAGPHRCLGSHLARLEMKVAIEEWHKRLPDYRIPEGTEFTEYVGVVAGFTGLPLEWD; encoded by the coding sequence ATGGACACACAGACCAGCCCTGCCGCCGCCGGCGAGGCGCCGCTGCGCCCGGGTTTCGATCACTACACCGACCCGGAACTGCTCGCCCATCACCGGGAGACGTGGAACCGTCTCCGCACCGAGACCCCGATCTTCCGCAGCGACCTCACCGACAAGTACGACATCTTCTACCTGACGCGCTACGCCGACAACTTGACGGCGCTCCAGGACCCGGCGACCTTCTCCAGCAGTTCCGTCCAGTACCTGGACGAGCCGCACCAGAAGATGATCCCGGAGGAGCTCGACCCGCCGGAGCACACGAAGTACCGGCGTACGCTCGCCGCTCCGTTCGCTCCGAACGAGGTGCGCGCGCGGGAGGGTGAGATCCGCGAGTTCTGCGGACAGCTGATCGACGAGTTCGTCGCGAAGGGTGGTGGCGACTTCCGGGAGGACTTCGCCCTGAAGTTCCCCACCACGATCTTCCTGCGGATGATGGGGATGCCGGTCGAGCGGCGGGACGAGTTCATCGACCGCGCGAACACGATGATGCGCATGACCGGGGCCACCGACCCGGACGGCTCGATCCGCCAGACAGCGGCCGCGGAGATCATCGCGGACATCGCGGCCGTGATGGAAGAGCGCCGGGCGGAGCCGAAGGACGACGTCATCTCCCACCTGCTCGCGCAGACCATCGACGGCCAGCCGATCACGGAAGCCGACTTCTACGCGATGGGCTTCCTGCTCTATCTCGCCGGGCTCGACACGGTTGCGAACATGCTCACCTATACGTTCAAGCACCTGGCCGAGAACCCCGACTTACGGCGCACGCTGACCGAGAAGCCGGAGATGATCCCGGACGCCGTGGAGGAGTTTCTGCGGTACTACTCGATCGCGTCGGGCGCTCGTGTCGTCACTCGCGACACCGAGCTCGGGGGCGTCCGGATCAAGGCCGGCGACCGCGTCATGTACTGCTCCGCAGCCGCCAGCCGCGACCCGGAGCAGTTTCCGGACCCCGACACGTTCATCCCCGATCGCAAGCCCAACCGGCACACGGCCTTCGGCGCCGGGCCGCACCGCTGCCTCGGTTCGCACCTGGCCCGGCTGGAGATGAAGGTCGCGATCGAGGAGTGGCACAAGCGGCTGCCCGACTACCGGATTCCGGAGGGCACCGAGTTCACTGAGTACGTCGGGGTCGTCGCCGGATTCACCGGGCTCCCGCTGGAGTGGGATTGA
- a CDS encoding ferredoxin, which yields MKVSIDTAKCAGHARCNALAPEVYDLDDDGYALPLDGEIPPELEEKARDGAESCPERAIVLA from the coding sequence GTGAAGGTCAGCATCGACACCGCGAAATGTGCGGGCCACGCGCGCTGCAACGCGCTGGCTCCGGAGGTCTACGACCTCGACGACGACGGTTACGCCCTGCCGTTGGACGGAGAGATCCCGCCGGAACTCGAGGAAAAGGCGCGCGATGGCGCCGAGTCCTGCCCCGAGCGAGCCATCGTCCTCGCCTGA
- a CDS encoding mycofactocin-coupled SDR family oxidoreductase, protein MAGSLSGRVAFITGVARGQGRAHAVRLAREGVDIIGVDICENYPRMNYPNATPEDLQETVALVEKEDRRIVARKADVRDYAQLKAAFDEGYAEFGRVDIIIANAGIIRLGDEVDPLGEWQDVIDTNLTGVFHTVHAALPALREGGRGGSIVITSSSAGLKGTGSAYASAQAYAAAKRGLVGYMQTLANDLAPESIRVNTIHPTGVISGMTQNETMARLMAEAAASNDNAISAMQNALPIQILQAEDIANAVAWLVSDQAYYMTGVQLPLDAGFSVR, encoded by the coding sequence ATGGCCGGATCCCTCTCCGGACGCGTCGCGTTCATTACCGGTGTGGCCCGAGGCCAAGGCCGGGCGCACGCCGTGCGGCTGGCCCGCGAGGGTGTCGACATCATCGGCGTGGACATCTGCGAGAACTACCCGCGGATGAACTACCCCAACGCGACACCCGAGGATCTGCAGGAGACCGTTGCCCTGGTCGAGAAGGAAGATCGTCGGATCGTCGCCCGCAAAGCGGACGTTCGCGACTACGCCCAGCTGAAGGCCGCATTCGACGAGGGCTACGCCGAGTTCGGGCGGGTCGACATCATCATCGCCAACGCCGGCATCATCCGCCTCGGTGACGAGGTGGACCCTCTCGGGGAGTGGCAGGACGTCATCGACACCAACCTCACCGGCGTCTTCCACACGGTGCACGCCGCGCTTCCCGCGCTGCGCGAAGGTGGCCGCGGCGGCTCCATCGTGATTACGAGCTCGAGTGCCGGCCTGAAGGGCACCGGATCCGCGTACGCCAGCGCACAAGCGTACGCCGCGGCCAAGCGCGGGTTGGTCGGCTACATGCAGACGCTCGCCAACGACCTGGCCCCGGAGTCGATCCGGGTCAACACGATCCATCCCACCGGCGTCATCTCGGGCATGACGCAGAACGAGACGATGGCGCGCCTGATGGCCGAGGCGGCCGCGTCCAACGACAACGCGATCTCGGCGATGCAGAACGCGCTGCCGATCCAGATCTTGCAGGCCGAGGACATCGCCAACGCCGTGGCGTGGCTGGTGTCCGACCAGGCGTACTACATGACCGGCGTACAGCTGCCCCTCGACGCCGGGTTCTCGGTGCGCTGA
- a CDS encoding LysR family transcriptional regulator: MDVHHLRCFLAVVQEGHFGRAAERLHLTTSPVSRAVRELEREIGAQLLVRGSREVTPTPAGVRLAERGAVVLEAFDALLPDVRATVDLQRRVVRVGSTHLTEPEVVDAVVEVVRKAVPDREVVVELCAPVELQGMLELGVLDLAVAYLPLGRPALRSRTVVTYRMGIAMRAGDPLAERSRLSMADVADRTIQLPSATPAPASVGHLRHQLEERGARDVRLFPASDVVALAEHIRRTGDLALSFVNVRTGATRVFYEPAFCVLPVADGPEMIVGVGWRGDRQADEPLATVLAAVSAHWPGGGQPD, encoded by the coding sequence GTGGATGTTCATCACCTGCGGTGCTTCCTCGCGGTGGTCCAGGAGGGGCATTTCGGCCGCGCTGCCGAGCGACTGCACTTGACGACGTCGCCGGTGAGCCGAGCCGTGCGCGAGCTCGAACGGGAGATCGGCGCCCAGCTGCTCGTCCGCGGCTCGCGCGAGGTCACGCCGACGCCGGCGGGCGTCCGCCTGGCCGAGCGGGGCGCCGTCGTGCTCGAGGCCTTCGACGCCCTGCTGCCGGACGTGCGCGCCACGGTGGATCTGCAGCGACGGGTGGTCCGGGTGGGCAGCACCCACCTGACCGAGCCGGAGGTCGTCGACGCGGTCGTCGAGGTCGTCCGCAAGGCGGTTCCCGACCGGGAGGTCGTGGTCGAACTCTGCGCGCCGGTCGAGCTCCAGGGCATGCTCGAGCTCGGTGTCCTGGATCTGGCGGTCGCCTATCTCCCGCTCGGCCGTCCGGCCCTGCGGTCTCGCACGGTGGTCACCTACCGGATGGGAATCGCGATGCGCGCCGGCGACCCACTCGCCGAGCGGTCCCGGTTGAGCATGGCCGACGTCGCGGATCGCACGATCCAGCTCCCCTCGGCCACTCCGGCGCCCGCCAGTGTGGGGCACCTCCGTCACCAGCTGGAGGAACGCGGCGCGCGCGATGTTCGCCTGTTCCCGGCGTCGGACGTCGTCGCGCTGGCCGAGCACATCCGGCGTACCGGTGACCTGGCACTGTCGTTCGTCAATGTCCGTACCGGCGCGACGCGAGTCTTCTACGAACCCGCGTTCTGTGTGCTGCCGGTCGCCGACGGCCCGGAGATGATCGTGGGTGTCGGCTGGCGCGGCGATCGGCAGGCAGACGAGCCTCTCGCCACGGTGCTGGCGGCCGTGTCCGCACACTGGCCCGGCGGCGGACAGCCGGACTGA
- a CDS encoding acyl-CoA dehydrogenase family protein: protein MTDALTTRPDLRQLTDEEFRTRFRAFLAEHHPGRPPKDRDEKLAWQKKWLASLYDAGWAGPSWPREHGGLDLDFGKQVIWQEEYARARVPGPLGTGLGIAAPTIITYGTPEQKERWLAPMLRGDVIWAQAYSEPEAGSDLPALRTTARRDGDEYVVNGQKVWNSQADLADILFALVRTGGQDSRQKGISYLIIDAHAPGVTIRPLRDLTGATHFTEIFFEDTRAPVADRIGAENEGWKLARTSLGHERAAGAMNQAATYRRVLTELVTLAQERGLAADPVVRDTLADLEIRLRIMRLTGMRTISDILVKGEPGPASSTSRLFIVQFEQDLHEIAVDLLGEYGALGSRDPHAVQRGRWVWGFLRTRASTIGAGTAEIQRNTIAEQVLKLPHDPAMPPR, encoded by the coding sequence ATGACCGACGCGCTGACGACCCGCCCGGATCTCCGGCAGCTGACCGACGAGGAGTTCCGCACCCGCTTCCGCGCCTTCCTCGCCGAGCACCACCCCGGCCGCCCACCGAAGGACCGCGACGAGAAGCTCGCCTGGCAGAAGAAGTGGCTGGCCTCCCTGTACGACGCCGGCTGGGCCGGTCCGAGCTGGCCGCGGGAGCACGGCGGCCTCGACCTGGACTTCGGCAAGCAGGTCATCTGGCAGGAGGAATACGCGCGCGCCCGCGTGCCTGGCCCACTGGGCACCGGCCTGGGGATCGCGGCACCGACGATCATCACCTACGGCACCCCCGAGCAGAAAGAGCGCTGGCTGGCACCCATGCTGCGCGGCGACGTGATCTGGGCCCAGGCGTACTCCGAGCCGGAGGCGGGGTCGGACCTGCCGGCCTTGCGCACCACCGCACGCCGCGACGGCGACGAGTACGTGGTGAACGGCCAGAAGGTCTGGAACAGCCAGGCCGACCTCGCCGACATCCTGTTCGCGCTGGTGCGGACGGGCGGTCAGGACTCGCGTCAGAAAGGCATCAGCTACCTGATCATCGACGCCCACGCGCCGGGCGTCACGATTCGGCCGCTGCGGGACCTCACCGGCGCGACGCACTTCACCGAGATCTTCTTCGAGGACACGCGGGCTCCGGTCGCCGACCGGATCGGCGCGGAGAACGAGGGCTGGAAGCTGGCGCGGACCAGCCTGGGTCACGAACGTGCCGCTGGTGCGATGAACCAGGCGGCCACGTACCGTCGCGTGCTCACCGAGTTGGTCACCCTGGCACAGGAGCGCGGGCTCGCCGCCGATCCCGTGGTGCGAGACACGCTCGCCGACCTCGAGATCCGGCTGCGGATCATGCGGCTGACCGGGATGCGGACGATCTCCGACATCCTGGTCAAGGGCGAACCCGGCCCGGCGTCCTCGACGTCGCGGCTGTTCATCGTCCAGTTCGAGCAGGACCTCCACGAAATCGCCGTCGACCTGCTCGGCGAGTACGGTGCGCTCGGCAGTCGTGACCCGCACGCCGTGCAGCGCGGTCGCTGGGTATGGGGATTCCTGCGTACCCGCGCCTCGACGATCGGCGCAGGCACGGCCGAGATCCAGCGCAATACGATCGCCGAACAGGTGCTGAAGCTGCCCCACGATCCCGCGATGCCGCCGCGGTAG
- a CDS encoding acyl-CoA dehydrogenase family protein: protein MNLTFSEEQEELRASVRRFLTDKAPSEAVRRWSESDLGHDEALWQQMAGQLGLQGIAVPEEHGGAGFGPVELGIVLEEMGRALLPSPFFATVALAGQALTASGDREAQARWLPAIAEGTLTATVAVSEERGGTSLDAVATTATPDGSAWTLTGTKMFVVDGDSAGLLLVVARADDGLGLFTVEGTAGGVTRTRLDALDLTRRLGRVELDGTPAVRVGPAGDATEFLRRMLDLAVVAQAHEQVGGAAACLDAAVEYAKIRVQFNRPIGSFQAIKHKCADLLLEVEAARSAAYSAAWNAAEDPAELPVSATVAGSYCAEAYTHAAKENIQIHGGIGYTWEHDAHLHLRRAKSSEALFGSPRQHRSRLADLVGI, encoded by the coding sequence GTGAACCTCACCTTCAGCGAGGAGCAGGAGGAACTGCGCGCGTCGGTGCGCCGCTTCCTCACCGACAAGGCGCCCAGCGAGGCCGTGCGCCGCTGGTCGGAGTCCGACCTCGGTCACGACGAAGCGCTCTGGCAGCAGATGGCCGGTCAGCTCGGCCTTCAGGGCATCGCCGTTCCCGAGGAGCACGGCGGTGCCGGCTTCGGGCCGGTCGAGCTCGGCATCGTCCTGGAAGAGATGGGCCGGGCGCTGCTGCCCTCGCCGTTCTTCGCCACCGTCGCGCTCGCCGGCCAGGCACTGACCGCGAGTGGTGATCGTGAGGCGCAGGCACGCTGGCTGCCCGCGATCGCCGAGGGAACGCTCACCGCGACCGTCGCCGTGAGCGAGGAGCGCGGTGGAACGTCGCTCGACGCCGTGGCCACGACCGCCACGCCGGACGGCTCCGCGTGGACGCTGACCGGAACGAAGATGTTCGTCGTCGACGGCGACTCGGCCGGCCTGCTGCTCGTGGTGGCCCGCGCCGACGACGGTCTCGGGCTCTTCACCGTGGAAGGCACGGCCGGCGGGGTCACCCGCACCCGGCTGGACGCCTTGGACCTGACCCGCCGCCTCGGCCGGGTCGAACTCGACGGTACGCCGGCTGTCCGCGTCGGTCCGGCGGGCGATGCCACCGAGTTCCTGCGGCGGATGCTCGATCTCGCCGTCGTCGCGCAGGCGCACGAGCAGGTGGGTGGCGCCGCGGCGTGCCTGGACGCCGCGGTGGAGTACGCGAAGATCCGAGTGCAGTTCAACCGCCCGATCGGCTCCTTCCAAGCGATCAAGCACAAGTGCGCCGACCTCTTGCTGGAGGTCGAAGCGGCACGGTCGGCGGCGTACTCGGCCGCGTGGAACGCGGCCGAGGATCCGGCCGAGTTGCCGGTCTCCGCCACCGTAGCCGGTTCCTACTGCGCCGAGGCGTATACCCACGCGGCCAAGGAAAACATCCAGATCCACGGCGGCATCGGCTACACCTGGGAGCACGACGCGCACCTCCATCTCCGGCGAGCCAAATCGTCGGAGGCGCTGTTCGGTTCTCCCCGGCAGCACCGGAGCCGGCTGGCCGACCTCGTCGGCATCTGA
- a CDS encoding class I adenylate-forming enzyme family protein produces the protein MKLNILLDMAVDGFGDRVVVGSRRDGLTAARLRQLAAGGAAVVRKADADAIVYLAVNGPAFQVALFSAAYAGVPLVPLNYRLGQEQIDALLANHPRALAIVDESATGAVAESGLACRTPEEWIAAAAESGDAEPEEAESAAPAVIIYTSGTTSAPKGVLLRHENLVSYVLGTVEFADADADDAALMSVPPYHVAAVSNALTNLYAGRRVLVLENFTPERWLELVREERVTNAMVVPTMLGRIMDCAGVDRSVPSLRSLAYGGAKMPTRVIERALREWPHVDFVNAYGLTETSSTVTVLGPEDHRTALADDDPAIRARLASAGRAVPGIEIEIRDEEDRPVPPGTPGLIWIRGDQVSGEYAGQGPSVDARGFFFTRDQGRLDSDGYLFVEGRVDDTIIRGAENIAPAEIEDVLLLHPDVVDAVVVGVPDDEWGQRIRAAVVVRPGGEITPDQLRAYVRERLRSSKTPDGIAFWAELPRTVTGKLLRREVVARLEPHIQPVAAS, from the coding sequence ATGAAGCTGAACATTCTGCTCGACATGGCCGTCGACGGTTTCGGCGACCGCGTCGTCGTCGGTTCCCGGCGCGACGGGCTCACGGCTGCCCGCCTCCGGCAGTTGGCCGCCGGCGGCGCCGCAGTGGTCCGAAAGGCTGACGCGGACGCGATCGTCTACCTGGCTGTGAACGGGCCGGCCTTCCAGGTGGCGCTGTTCAGCGCGGCCTACGCGGGGGTACCGCTGGTGCCCTTGAACTACCGGCTCGGCCAGGAGCAGATCGACGCGCTGCTGGCCAATCATCCTCGAGCGCTCGCGATCGTCGATGAATCGGCCACCGGCGCCGTGGCCGAGTCCGGCCTGGCCTGCCGGACGCCGGAGGAATGGATCGCGGCCGCCGCGGAGTCCGGCGACGCGGAACCGGAGGAAGCCGAGTCTGCGGCCCCGGCGGTGATCATCTACACCAGCGGGACCACGTCGGCCCCCAAGGGTGTGCTGCTGCGCCACGAGAACCTGGTGTCCTACGTCCTGGGCACGGTGGAGTTCGCCGACGCCGACGCCGACGACGCGGCGCTGATGAGCGTGCCGCCCTATCACGTCGCCGCGGTCTCCAACGCGCTGACGAACCTGTATGCGGGCCGCCGGGTGCTCGTCCTGGAGAACTTCACCCCGGAGAGGTGGCTCGAGCTGGTTCGCGAAGAGCGAGTCACCAACGCGATGGTCGTGCCGACGATGCTCGGGCGGATCATGGACTGCGCGGGCGTCGACCGTTCGGTGCCGAGCCTGCGATCGCTGGCCTACGGCGGCGCGAAGATGCCGACCCGAGTGATCGAGCGAGCACTGCGCGAATGGCCGCACGTCGACTTCGTCAACGCCTACGGTCTGACCGAGACCAGCTCCACGGTGACCGTCCTGGGGCCGGAGGACCACCGAACCGCTCTGGCCGACGACGATCCCGCGATCCGGGCCAGGCTCGCCTCGGCCGGCCGCGCGGTCCCGGGGATCGAGATCGAGATACGCGACGAGGAGGACCGGCCGGTACCGCCGGGCACGCCGGGCCTGATCTGGATCCGCGGCGACCAGGTGTCCGGCGAGTACGCCGGTCAGGGTCCGTCCGTGGATGCCCGCGGATTCTTCTTCACCCGTGACCAGGGCCGCCTGGACTCGGACGGTTACCTGTTCGTCGAGGGTCGCGTCGACGACACGATCATCCGCGGTGCCGAGAACATCGCCCCGGCCGAGATCGAGGACGTCCTGCTGCTGCACCCCGACGTCGTCGACGCCGTGGTGGTCGGCGTCCCCGACGACGAGTGGGGCCAGCGGATCCGGGCGGCGGTCGTGGTCCGGCCCGGAGGTGAGATCACTCCCGACCAGTTACGCGCTTACGTGCGCGAGCGCCTGCGCAGCTCCAAGACGCCCGACGGGATCGCGTTCTGGGCCGAGTTGCCGCGGACGGTCACCGGCAAGCTGCTTCGCCGCGAGGTCGTCGCCCGGCTCGAGCCCCACATCCAGCCCGTCGCCGCGTCCTGA
- a CDS encoding class I adenylate-forming enzyme family protein → MATLEMESAVRSRLAQLLRDAPDDAEAIEFEGRWWTWAAIRSAVAGIAAELRAAGLGPAGRVGVVLENRPEHVCAVLAILTSDRCLVTMSPLQPPERLAADIGRSTVPILIASPDVLARPGVQDAAAASGLVLRLDSGGRIERAAGAMPAEPVPSPGTAVEMLTSGTTGPPKRVRLSDRQLDAGMVSGGQAPPADKLLRSGVSLVHTPLVHIGGLWGILATLYVGRRAVLFPRWVLETWVSAIEKYRPRASGLVPAALRTVIDADVPREKLSSLKAITSGTAPCPPEVADKFQNMYGIRVLTTYGATEFAGAVAGWTLPLNVEWWDRKKGSAGRAFPGAQLRVVSPDSGEELPAGTVGILEIRSAQAPGGAGHWQRTSDLAEIDEDGFLWIRGRADDAIIRGGFKIHPDAVKTVLERHPAVLEAAVAGKPDRRLGQVPVAAVELRVGARPPDPAELIALCRQHLIPYEVPTEVLVVEQLPRGPSMKVSRPDLLDLFAAG, encoded by the coding sequence GTGGCAACGCTGGAAATGGAATCGGCGGTCCGCAGTCGGCTCGCCCAGCTGCTCCGGGACGCGCCGGACGACGCAGAGGCGATCGAGTTCGAGGGCCGGTGGTGGACCTGGGCGGCGATTCGGTCCGCCGTCGCCGGCATCGCGGCTGAGCTGCGCGCGGCCGGCCTCGGCCCGGCGGGACGCGTCGGCGTCGTGCTCGAGAACCGGCCGGAGCACGTGTGCGCCGTACTGGCCATCCTCACCTCGGACCGCTGTCTGGTGACGATGAGCCCGCTCCAGCCGCCGGAGCGTCTGGCGGCCGACATCGGCCGGAGCACGGTCCCGATCCTGATCGCATCTCCCGACGTCCTCGCGCGGCCCGGTGTCCAGGATGCGGCCGCGGCTTCCGGACTCGTCCTGCGTCTGGACTCCGGCGGACGGATCGAGCGGGCCGCCGGAGCGATGCCTGCCGAGCCCGTGCCGAGTCCGGGCACCGCGGTGGAGATGCTCACGTCCGGGACCACCGGGCCACCCAAGCGAGTGCGGCTGAGTGACCGCCAGCTGGACGCGGGCATGGTTTCCGGCGGGCAGGCGCCGCCGGCGGACAAGCTGTTGCGCAGCGGCGTCAGCCTCGTTCACACACCGCTGGTCCACATCGGCGGTCTGTGGGGCATCCTCGCGACGCTCTACGTCGGGCGCCGCGCGGTGCTCTTCCCCCGATGGGTGCTCGAGACGTGGGTGTCCGCGATCGAGAAGTACCGGCCCCGGGCGTCCGGATTGGTTCCTGCCGCGCTGCGCACGGTCATCGACGCCGACGTTCCGCGCGAAAAGCTGTCCAGTCTGAAGGCGATCACCAGCGGCACCGCCCCGTGCCCGCCCGAGGTCGCCGACAAGTTCCAGAACATGTACGGCATCCGCGTGCTCACCACGTACGGCGCCACCGAGTTCGCCGGTGCCGTCGCGGGATGGACGCTGCCGTTGAACGTCGAGTGGTGGGATCGCAAGAAGGGCAGCGCCGGCCGCGCGTTCCCCGGGGCGCAGCTGCGGGTCGTGTCGCCCGACAGCGGTGAGGAACTGCCGGCCGGTACGGTGGGCATCCTCGAGATCCGGTCCGCGCAGGCGCCCGGTGGCGCCGGGCACTGGCAGCGCACGAGCGACTTGGCCGAGATCGACGAGGACGGTTTCCTGTGGATTCGGGGCCGCGCTGACGACGCGATCATCCGGGGCGGCTTCAAGATCCACCCGGACGCGGTGAAGACCGTCCTCGAGCGACACCCCGCCGTGCTCGAGGCGGCCGTGGCGGGCAAACCGGATCGCCGGCTCGGTCAGGTCCCGGTCGCGGCCGTGGAGTTGCGGGTCGGCGCGCGTCCGCCGGATCCGGCTGAGCTGATCGCCCTCTGCCGGCAGCACCTGATCCCTTACGAGGTACCGACCGAGGTACTCGTCGTCGAGCAGCTGCCGCGCGGACCGTCGATGAAGGTGAGTCGGCCAGACCTGCTCGATCTTTTCGCAGCCGGTTAG
- a CDS encoding N-acyl-D-amino-acid deacylase family protein has protein sequence MSLHDVVIRGGTVVDGTGAPRRTADVALSDGVITEVGRVSGSGHREIDADGALVIPGFVDMHTHYDGQATWDTRLQPSAWHGVTTVVSGNCGVGFAPVVPAYQQKLIDLMEGIEDIPGTALHEGLPWTWETFEEYLDFLGGRRFDLDLGTQVPHAALRVRVMGDRAIAGTTATDAEKREMARLAAAAVRAGALGFSTSRTLNHKTVAGALTPSYDAGSDELVAIAEAVGATGRGVLQVVTDFLDIDADMTILRSMVRVSGRPLTVSLAQNHYDPAGYRTVLRRIGEADAEGLPIRAQVAVRGIGLVMGLDLTLHPFMTNPAWQRIAGFPPAERTARLARPETKAAVLAAQTREKAETRIGGRLIDKFHLMYELTDPPQYEPDPQDSVAARAEREGREPVELAYDLLAAGAMLYVMVLNWENRSLEPVREMLASPWTLPGLSDGGAHVGSICDGSFPTTLLQHWGRDRPAGRLELEYLVRRQCRDTATAIGLDDRGLLAPGYRADLNVIDLDSLRLHRPEVHRDLPAGGSRLLQRADGYRHTFVRGVETYADGQETGELPGRLIRGPQPAPAG, from the coding sequence ATGTCCCTGCACGATGTCGTCATCAGAGGCGGAACCGTGGTCGACGGTACCGGTGCTCCGCGCCGTACCGCCGACGTAGCGCTCTCGGACGGGGTGATCACCGAGGTCGGCCGGGTGTCCGGCAGTGGCCACCGGGAGATCGACGCGGACGGAGCCCTCGTGATACCCGGCTTCGTCGACATGCACACCCACTACGACGGCCAGGCTACGTGGGACACCCGGCTGCAGCCCTCGGCCTGGCACGGCGTGACCACCGTGGTGTCGGGCAACTGCGGGGTCGGCTTCGCTCCCGTGGTACCCGCCTACCAGCAGAAGCTGATCGACTTGATGGAAGGCATCGAGGACATCCCCGGCACGGCCCTGCACGAGGGTCTGCCCTGGACCTGGGAGACCTTCGAGGAGTACCTGGACTTCCTCGGCGGCCGTCGCTTCGACCTGGATCTCGGCACGCAGGTGCCGCACGCGGCGCTCCGGGTACGGGTGATGGGCGACCGCGCGATCGCCGGAACCACGGCGACCGACGCGGAAAAGCGGGAGATGGCACGGCTCGCCGCGGCCGCGGTACGCGCCGGCGCGCTCGGCTTCTCGACGTCCCGCACGCTCAACCACAAGACGGTCGCCGGCGCCCTCACGCCGTCCTACGACGCCGGCTCGGACGAGCTGGTGGCGATCGCGGAGGCGGTCGGTGCGACCGGCCGTGGCGTTTTACAGGTCGTCACGGACTTCCTCGACATCGACGCCGACATGACCATCCTGCGGTCCATGGTCCGGGTCTCGGGACGTCCGCTGACCGTGTCCCTGGCGCAGAACCACTACGACCCGGCCGGCTACCGGACCGTCCTCCGGCGGATCGGGGAGGCGGACGCCGAAGGGCTGCCGATCCGCGCGCAGGTCGCAGTGCGGGGCATCGGTCTGGTAATGGGTCTGGACCTCACCCTGCACCCCTTCATGACGAATCCCGCGTGGCAGCGCATCGCGGGATTTCCGCCGGCCGAACGCACCGCCCGGCTCGCGCGGCCGGAGACCAAGGCCGCGGTCTTGGCCGCCCAAACCCGGGAGAAGGCCGAGACGCGCATCGGCGGCAGGCTGATCGACAAGTTCCACCTGATGTACGAGCTCACCGACCCACCGCAGTACGAACCGGACCCGCAGGACTCGGTGGCCGCCCGCGCCGAGCGTGAGGGACGCGAGCCGGTCGAGCTCGCCTACGATCTGCTCGCCGCGGGTGCCATGCTCTACGTGATGGTGCTGAACTGGGAGAACCGCTCGCTGGAACCGGTGCGCGAGATGCTGGCGAGCCCATGGACGCTGCCGGGCCTCTCGGACGGCGGCGCTCACGTCGGCTCGATCTGCGACGGATCGTTCCCCACCACCCTGCTGCAGCACTGGGGTCGGGATCGCCCGGCCGGCCGTCTCGAGCTCGAGTACCTGGTCCGCCGGCAGTGCCGGGACACTGCCACAGCGATCGGGCTGGACGACCGCGGGCTGCTCGCGCCCGGATACCGGGCCGACCTCAACGTGATCGACCTGGACAGCCTGCGGCTGCACCGCCCGGAGGTGCACCGAGACCTTCCGGCCGGCGGATCCCGGTTGCTGCAACGGGCCGACGGCTACCGGCACACCTTCGTCCGCGGCGTGGAGACCTATGCCGATGGACAGGAGACCGGTGAGCTGCCCGGAAGGCTGATCCGTGGCCCGCAGCCGGCACCCGCCGGCTGA